From a single Ignavibacteria bacterium genomic region:
- a CDS encoding ferritin → MLSEKMEKALNEQINKEMFSSYLYLSLATYYESINLSGFAAYFKVQASEEYAHAMKIFDHVHTRGGKVTLEAIAKPQSEWNGALDGLKAAFEHEQYISKSIFSLVELAHELKDYSTNTFLNWFVEEQIEEEESALAVVTKLEMIGESKNSLYLFDRDMGKRAAK, encoded by the coding sequence GTGTTAAGCGAAAAAATGGAAAAAGCATTAAATGAACAGATCAATAAAGAGATGTTCTCATCATATTTATATTTAAGCCTTGCCACTTACTATGAGTCGATAAATCTTTCAGGATTTGCAGCCTACTTCAAAGTACAGGCAAGTGAAGAATATGCTCACGCAATGAAAATTTTTGATCATGTGCACACCCGGGGCGGTAAAGTAACCCTCGAAGCCATCGCAAAACCACAGAGCGAGTGGAATGGCGCGCTTGATGGATTGAAAGCTGCTTTTGAACATGAACAGTATATCTCAAAAAGCATCTTTTCACTTGTTGAACTTGCACATGAGCTAAAAGATTACTCAACCAATACCTTCCTCAATTGGTTCGTTGAAGAGCAGATCGAAGAAGAGGAATCAGCTCTCGCAGTCGTAACCAAACTCGAAATGATCGGCGAATCGAAAAATTCCCTCTATCTTTTCGACAGAGACATGGGAAAAAGAGCGGCTAAATAG